A portion of the Candidatus Pristimantibacillus lignocellulolyticus genome contains these proteins:
- a CDS encoding DUF1805 domain-containing protein, producing the protein MIKMIPFQLSSGATVIGTEVKLPKTTLLSISTDKGYIMCGALDVSLLNNKLKDRAIIAGRAVGVRTLEELMDAPLESITDTAEELGVTVGMRGKDALEKML; encoded by the coding sequence ATGATTAAAATGATACCGTTTCAATTAAGTAGCGGTGCTACAGTAATTGGTACGGAAGTAAAGTTGCCCAAGACAACGCTGTTATCCATTTCTACAGATAAGGGCTATATTATGTGTGGAGCACTTGATGTGAGTTTGCTGAATAATAAGCTTAAAGATCGAGCAATTATTGCAGGACGGGCGGTAGGTGTGCGCACTTTGGAAGAACTGATGGATGCCCCATTAGAATCAATTACAGATACAGCAGAAGAACTTGGCGTAACCGTGGGTATGAGAGGGAAAGATGCATTAGAAAAGATGTTATAG
- a CDS encoding EAL domain-containing protein encodes MLKRKQFNWLEPSLVSGYLIVLSFAWILIAMFGISSLKYQVILGTVGAVLIATAIILMLRTRRISSTTNYHESIVSTLFQSNAVALTLINHDGNIIELNDTSAHMLGYNEIEELIGKPIMTVIEQSSQESLIEALQKVQEGQIEKLNIHVLHRSSFPLELQISCEPVIQDGKVIGSLIVSHDLSDHKRNLERIRYMAYYDDMTGLPNRTLFQIRLDESLLRAKEDQKMLSVCYIDLDNFKLINASFGREYADLMLLQMADRLNRLLSTHDFVARLEGDAFALLLNEIDNIDQLLSRSQHILDIISEPYDLKGVPVHMGASMGIALNLDPMDDGFSLFKKADMALVKVKESSGGHILIYSEEWNNSSYERLKLQHEIHRAIQRNEFELYYQPQYDLIHGRIVGGEALIRWNHPTKGLLSPIHFIPLAEESGLIVPIGEWVIREACRQNKEWLDAGLPIVPVAVNLSIRQFVRNEMDQQIKQILEETQLPSQYLDIEITESMSIDMNEMNRKLIAISELGVGISVDDFGTGYSSFHYLKSFPITRLKIDRSFVTDILKEQSHAEIVSAIIAMAHKLNLQVIAEGVETTEQLDFLRTLQCDEMQGYLKSPPVPGYSFEKLLFAG; translated from the coding sequence TTGTTGAAGCGAAAACAGTTTAATTGGTTGGAACCTTCGCTAGTTTCAGGCTATCTCATTGTCCTTTCCTTTGCTTGGATATTAATCGCAATGTTTGGAATAAGCTCTCTGAAATATCAAGTTATTCTTGGCACAGTTGGAGCAGTTCTTATTGCCACAGCGATCATACTCATGCTTCGTACAAGAAGAATATCATCAACTACGAACTATCATGAATCAATTGTAAGTACTTTGTTTCAATCTAATGCAGTCGCATTAACATTAATCAATCATGATGGAAATATTATTGAGTTAAATGATACTTCCGCACATATGCTTGGTTATAATGAAATCGAAGAGTTAATTGGGAAACCAATTATGACTGTAATTGAGCAATCAAGTCAAGAGTCACTAATCGAAGCATTACAAAAGGTACAAGAAGGACAAATAGAAAAACTAAATATTCATGTCTTACATCGATCTTCATTCCCATTAGAACTTCAAATTAGCTGTGAGCCCGTTATTCAAGATGGTAAAGTTATTGGATCTTTGATCGTAAGTCATGATCTGAGTGATCATAAGCGTAATTTGGAACGTATCCGTTACATGGCTTATTACGATGATATGACGGGATTACCCAATCGAACTTTATTTCAAATTAGATTAGATGAATCACTGCTTAGGGCAAAAGAAGATCAGAAGATGCTAAGTGTATGTTACATAGATCTTGATAATTTTAAACTTATAAATGCTTCATTCGGAAGAGAATATGCTGATCTAATGTTACTTCAAATGGCTGATCGTTTGAACCGATTATTATCTACACATGATTTTGTTGCTAGATTAGAAGGTGATGCTTTTGCATTACTTCTGAATGAAATTGATAATATTGATCAATTATTATCACGTTCACAACATATATTAGATATCATTAGTGAACCGTATGATTTGAAAGGTGTTCCTGTACATATGGGAGCAAGCATGGGTATTGCACTGAATCTTGATCCTATGGATGACGGGTTCTCGCTTTTCAAAAAAGCTGATATGGCATTAGTGAAAGTTAAAGAATCTTCTGGTGGTCATATTCTTATTTATTCAGAAGAGTGGAATAATTCCTCTTATGAGCGACTAAAATTACAACATGAAATTCATCGCGCCATACAGCGTAATGAGTTCGAACTATATTATCAACCTCAATATGATCTTATACATGGTCGTATTGTTGGGGGCGAAGCTCTTATTCGTTGGAATCATCCAACAAAAGGATTACTATCGCCAATTCACTTTATTCCACTAGCTGAAGAAAGTGGTTTGATTGTACCGATTGGTGAATGGGTCATTAGAGAAGCATGTCGTCAAAATAAAGAGTGGCTTGACGCTGGATTGCCAATCGTACCGGTTGCTGTGAATTTATCGATTCGCCAATTTGTAAGAAATGAAATGGATCAGCAAATTAAGCAAATCCTTGAAGAAACACAATTGCCTTCTCAATATTTGGATATTGAAATTACAGAGTCAATGAGTATTGATATGAATGAGATGAATCGTAAATTAATTGCGATTAGCGAATTAGGAGTGGGGATTAGCGTAGATGATTTTGGTACTGGCTATAGTTCATTCCATTATTTGAAGTCATTCCCGATTACTCGCTTAAAGATTGATCGTTCATTTGTTACAGATATTTTGAAAGAACAAAGTCATGCGGAAATCGTATCTGCAATTATTGCTATGGCACATAAATTGAATTTGCAAGTGATCGCCGAAGGAGTAGAGACAACGGAGCAATTAGATTTCCTTCGCACATTACAATGTGATGAGATGCAAGGGTATTTAAAAAGTCCACCAGTTCCTGGATATTCCTTTGAAAAATTACTTTTTGCTGGGTGA
- a CDS encoding RidA family protein: MSNTKIIHTNEAPQAIGPYSQAVQVGNLLFTSGQLGINPLTNEFPTTVLEQAQHSLSNVKAIVEAAGATMSQIVKTTVFLKDMNDFAAVNEVYASFFTEPFPARSAVEVARLPKDALVEVEVIVSL, translated from the coding sequence ATGAGTAATACAAAAATAATTCACACTAATGAAGCTCCACAAGCGATCGGTCCTTATTCACAAGCAGTCCAAGTTGGTAATCTACTATTTACATCTGGTCAACTTGGTATTAATCCATTAACTAATGAATTCCCTACAACAGTCCTAGAACAAGCTCAGCACTCCCTTAGCAATGTTAAAGCAATTGTAGAAGCTGCTGGTGCAACGATGTCTCAAATCGTTAAGACAACTGTCTTCCTTAAAGATATGAACGACTTTGCTGCAGTAAATGAAGTTTATGCTAGCTTTTTCACTGAGCCATTCCCAGCCCGAAGTGCTGTTGAAGTAGCTCGTCTACCAAAAGATGCACTAGTTGAAGTTGAAGTAATCGTTTCACTTTAA
- a CDS encoding IS3 family transposase (programmed frameshift), with product MGTRVSYPVEIKMNAIEMRLQGIPVKQVMYELNIRNKTQLETWMRWYREGQLHRLEQPVGKQYSFAKGPEFSSEIEKLQAEVRFLKQQIDVLKKYKGVGKDVDREVAIAFIKHHVELPVKLVCEALNISRATYYRWKKHQKNEKSENLVTLIRQYCISHKFRLGYRKITALIHRTVHVNHKVVQRLMRQYGLQCRVKPKKHKAIGQPSIVAEHVLKREFKAEHPLQKLVTDITYLPFGQQMLYLSSIKDLYNGEIIAYTIHSKQNIDCVLDTLNQLPELPQDCLLHSDQGSVYTSNAYQEAVKRKGITMSMSRKGTPADNAPIESFHATLKCETFYLDHLTCTTTAIVEQTVSDYIYYYNNFRIQTKLNNQSPIEYRKLVA from the exons ATGGGAACAAGAGTGAGTTATCCAGTGGAAATAAAAATGAATGCAATTGAAATGAGGCTGCAAGGTATTCCTGTTAAGCAAGTCATGTATGAATTGAATATTCGAAATAAAACACAACTTGAAACATGGATGCGTTGGTATCGCGAAGGCCAGCTCCATCGCTTAGAGCAACCTGTAGGGAAGCAATATAGCTTTGCTAAAGGACCTGAATTCTCTTCTGAAATAGAAAAGTTACAAGCAGAGGTTCGTTTCTTAAAGCAACAAATAGACGTGCTAAAAAAGTACA AAGGCGTGGGTAAGGACGTGGATAGAGAGGTAGCCATTGCCTTTATCAAACATCATGTAGAGCTGCCAGTTAAACTAGTTTGTGAGGCATTAAACATATCGAGAGCGACGTATTATCGCTGGAAGAAACATCAGAAAAACGAGAAAAGCGAAAACCTCGTTACGCTTATTCGTCAGTATTGTATTTCGCATAAGTTTAGATTGGGTTATCGTAAAATTACAGCATTAATCCATCGGACCGTTCATGTAAATCATAAAGTGGTACAACGTTTGATGCGACAATATGGCTTACAATGCCGTGTAAAACCAAAGAAACACAAAGCTATAGGACAACCTTCCATCGTGGCGGAGCACGTACTTAAACGTGAATTCAAGGCAGAACACCCTCTTCAAAAACTTGTTACAGATATTACGTACTTGCCATTTGGACAGCAGATGTTGTATCTTTCGAGTATTAAAGACTTGTATAACGGTGAAATCATTGCCTATACCATTCATTCAAAACAAAATATAGATTGTGTACTCGACACGCTAAATCAACTCCCAGAGTTACCTCAGGACTGTTTATTACATAGCGATCAAGGTTCAGTGTATACATCAAATGCTTACCAGGAAGCTGTAAAACGAAAAGGCATTACCATGAGCATGTCCCGTAAAGGTACGCCCGCTGATAATGCCCCCATTGAATCGTTTCACGCCACACTAAAGTGCGAAACATTCTATCTCGACCATTTGACCTGTACAACGACTGCAATCGTCGAACAGACAGTCAGTGATTACATTTATTATTATAACAACTTTCGCATTCAAACGAAACTAAACAACCAGTCTCCGATTGAATATCGAAAACTGGTTGCATAG
- a CDS encoding S-layer homology domain-containing protein, translating into MLKKMYKSIASIMVVAIVLSMLQPIIKVNAALPVTPSWSYGEVVDMRQSELGFGATYTWMDMNVEDRVQKVHTVEFDPTNSNLELVSATKNGYVSGMKPLSQMADYVDAEGSRVIAGINGDFYEISGHATGVPNGIFVADGEILISPGSSYAFGMTAAGESVYGNVSLTKTISIDGTTTELTSVNRYRDNNQLVMFTNKYGISTGSSTQGVEVVLDVVSGEVANGSNLVMTVSEVKVGQGNTTLTEGKVVLSASGNKTSIIEALQVGQTVTANFELSNNFANVTTAIGGNGPLVENGVPQNVGPEGTHPRTAIGTKADGTVVFFEVDGRQPGFSDGLEMMQVGKLLVEMGVVQAMNLDGGGSSTLIAKLPGQQEATMVNSGSDGYERSTGNGLLLVNTAPELNSASSIAVTPSVERVLIGSTISFEGAALDANYHPTNVATDLKWSVDEAFGTINDEGQFTASQQAGEATIHVNAGNVTGEATIEIIDTLTALDFPNEEKTYTSGEIVQLNVKATRNGQVVATSNNDLDWSVTGNIGTVDDNGIFTATSESGQSGTISVSFGEVTDSFTVNVGIPPVVLEDFENGIGNYVAAADRANLFEIDWITDQDFVRNGNAAVKLSYDFTGRESTSGAYLQSTGVDTRIAIPGYPEKIGMWVYGDGKGHWLRAQLRDGNNAAIAIDFTDQTKGVDWVGWKYVEAAVPAGRTLPLTIEKQVRYMETSSAKKDAGAIYIDDITVTYGPVEGIDYDEPEIVSFSPAEGAMVNTATPTIKITAQDAGYDATTHPGTTLIDPNKTRLYVDGVLVTHGFYPPKGEISYVPTEPLSEGNHTVKIAVRDLAGNQTIKAWNFKINLGSPYYEYKTEDIVYVGQTYSFDITAKGANELIAGQLEFSYMPSAMENIEFLPNSKLSNSIVDFTVDETNELMKLTLSDLAAAKLSATDSIGSIRYRMKSDYLGPYTLTELKANPKKSIGLKVLKGIVETASKSDINYKGDSFNMDVQSKYELTWDHHATSKGEPAVFTIVDKASQKPIEEAQMMFNGTIIASTSDVNGQLITDEVTTTSGTYNIQVVKEDNYSPIMSFVVAASAGTVAPMHINVTFGNEATTARNVSWKTSADVKSTVVELVEKSEFTTFAADNVLKVEGTNYLYTTANDGTVRIHQVELTDLKPGTEYIYRVGDGATNVSNSGQFKTTDINQDSAKFLFFGDSQAANAAGFDLWGAVVDKALSDTPLTDVDMIVHAGDMVDSGYELEQWNWWFNAVQSELMNTTLVPIIGNHEVYGDNGTGDYLSQFNNPDNELTLTNGTSFSYDIADTHFVVLNTEMGTEGIIEQSSWLEKDLAESNASSIIVFFHQGPYGSTYQNKDVQKYWVPIFDQYGVDLVMNGHDHIYLRTFNMNGGEIVDNNEEGTMYLIGGSSGPKFYGLTPYYWQDVVYEANTQIYTEVLTDGEGIYVVVKNVAGEVLDEVMLPTDKKPTPTPTPEPTPVPTPSPTPEPTSEPTPSPTPEPTLAPTPSPNPGTGNGGVEVLEETVESILNITEEQLISTNNDMVVITTNDNVTVIVLPANAATLLNGRNLQVNTSQWTMNIPSDVYSTWSKSNSTIQVQVVSERDNAHELAATAGNLAKAQVTAISNVFEVKATDNSNKSVSNQANKVTIAIPLTKEQQNATVGLYEVKADGTFMYVSSRIVDDKLQAEVQANTKYIVVNYDKQFDDVATDYWANKYIKELLAKGIIQGISLDKYAPKQEVTRAEFTTMLVRMLGLEANGETSFDDVVGNSWYADAISAAVEAGIVNGRSSTSFAPNDHVERQEMAVMIARAYLFAQGHPLTGVETPFGDIDKAAPWAVESINAVYGSGFIDGKSATTFDPQGLGTRAEAAKLMQKLLHAMK; encoded by the coding sequence ATGTTGAAGAAGATGTACAAATCTATTGCTAGTATCATGGTGGTAGCAATTGTATTGTCAATGTTACAACCTATCATTAAGGTCAATGCGGCATTACCTGTTACTCCAAGTTGGAGCTATGGTGAAGTTGTTGATATGAGACAAAGTGAACTCGGATTTGGAGCTACATATACTTGGATGGACATGAATGTGGAGGATAGAGTACAGAAAGTACATACAGTGGAGTTTGATCCCACTAATTCAAATCTTGAATTAGTTAGTGCCACAAAGAATGGTTATGTTTCAGGTATGAAGCCACTTTCACAAATGGCTGATTATGTTGATGCAGAGGGCAGCCGCGTCATTGCAGGGATTAATGGTGACTTCTATGAAATTTCAGGTCATGCAACTGGCGTACCTAATGGAATTTTTGTGGCGGATGGTGAAATATTGATCAGCCCTGGAAGTAGTTATGCATTCGGTATGACTGCTGCTGGCGAATCAGTGTATGGTAATGTTTCATTAACAAAAACAATTTCGATAGATGGAACAACTACAGAATTAACTAGTGTAAATCGCTATCGTGATAATAACCAACTTGTAATGTTTACGAATAAATATGGAATCTCAACTGGTTCATCAACACAAGGTGTTGAAGTTGTTCTTGATGTTGTTTCAGGCGAAGTAGCGAACGGATCTAACCTAGTAATGACAGTATCAGAAGTTAAGGTAGGGCAAGGAAATACAACGCTAACGGAAGGTAAAGTTGTATTGTCAGCGTCCGGTAATAAAACATCGATTATTGAAGCGCTGCAAGTGGGACAAACGGTTACGGCTAATTTTGAATTATCAAATAACTTTGCAAATGTAACAACTGCAATTGGTGGTAATGGGCCACTTGTAGAAAATGGAGTTCCACAAAATGTAGGACCTGAAGGCACTCATCCACGTACAGCGATAGGAACAAAAGCAGATGGAACTGTAGTATTTTTCGAAGTAGATGGTCGTCAGCCTGGATTTAGTGATGGGCTTGAAATGATGCAAGTTGGTAAGTTACTTGTTGAAATGGGTGTTGTTCAAGCGATGAATTTAGACGGAGGCGGTTCGTCAACACTCATCGCAAAACTTCCTGGTCAACAAGAAGCGACAATGGTTAACTCAGGATCAGATGGATATGAGCGCAGTACTGGTAATGGACTATTGTTAGTAAATACTGCTCCGGAGTTAAATTCTGCATCTTCAATCGCAGTTACTCCAAGTGTGGAACGTGTTCTTATAGGCTCAACTATTTCATTCGAAGGTGCAGCACTTGATGCGAACTATCATCCAACTAATGTCGCTACAGATCTGAAATGGTCTGTAGATGAAGCTTTCGGAACGATTAATGATGAAGGTCAATTTACTGCAAGTCAACAAGCTGGTGAGGCAACTATTCATGTCAATGCTGGTAACGTTACTGGAGAAGCGACAATTGAAATCATTGATACATTAACAGCATTAGATTTCCCTAATGAAGAAAAAACATATACATCTGGTGAAATTGTTCAATTAAATGTTAAAGCGACTCGCAATGGTCAAGTAGTAGCAACAAGTAATAATGATCTAGATTGGAGCGTTACAGGAAATATTGGTACTGTAGATGACAACGGTATTTTCACAGCAACTTCTGAATCAGGTCAATCCGGAACTATTAGTGTAAGTTTTGGTGAAGTAACGGATTCATTTACAGTAAATGTTGGAATTCCGCCTGTCGTGTTAGAAGATTTTGAGAATGGCATTGGAAATTATGTAGCTGCAGCAGATCGTGCTAACTTATTCGAAATTGATTGGATTACTGATCAAGATTTCGTGCGAAATGGAAATGCAGCAGTTAAATTATCTTATGATTTCACAGGTAGAGAGTCTACATCTGGTGCTTACCTACAATCAACAGGTGTGGACACTAGAATTGCCATTCCTGGATATCCCGAAAAAATCGGTATGTGGGTTTATGGTGATGGTAAAGGTCATTGGCTACGTGCGCAACTTCGTGATGGAAACAATGCTGCCATTGCAATTGACTTTACTGATCAGACTAAAGGTGTCGATTGGGTAGGTTGGAAGTATGTAGAAGCAGCTGTTCCAGCAGGACGTACATTGCCATTAACAATCGAGAAACAAGTAAGATATATGGAGACTAGTTCTGCTAAAAAAGATGCTGGTGCTATTTATATCGATGATATTACAGTAACATATGGCCCAGTAGAAGGTATTGATTATGATGAACCTGAGATTGTATCATTCTCTCCAGCAGAAGGTGCAATGGTTAATACAGCTACACCAACTATAAAAATTACTGCACAGGATGCTGGATATGATGCTACAACTCATCCAGGTACTACATTGATTGACCCTAATAAAACTCGTCTATATGTGGATGGTGTTTTAGTAACACATGGTTTCTACCCACCTAAAGGTGAAATCAGTTATGTACCGACAGAACCGTTAAGCGAAGGTAATCATACTGTGAAAATTGCAGTTCGTGACTTAGCAGGAAACCAAACAATTAAAGCATGGAATTTCAAAATTAATTTAGGATCTCCATATTACGAATATAAGACTGAAGATATTGTATACGTAGGTCAAACGTATTCATTTGATATTACAGCAAAAGGTGCAAATGAATTAATAGCTGGTCAGTTAGAGTTCAGTTATATGCCAAGTGCGATGGAGAATATTGAGTTTCTTCCAAATAGTAAATTATCTAACAGTATAGTAGATTTTACTGTTGATGAAACAAATGAATTAATGAAGTTAACACTAAGTGATCTAGCCGCTGCCAAACTATCAGCTACAGATTCAATTGGTAGTATAAGATATCGAATGAAATCAGACTATTTGGGACCATATACGTTAACAGAATTAAAAGCTAATCCGAAAAAGTCAATTGGGCTAAAAGTATTAAAAGGAATTGTTGAGACTGCTTCAAAATCGGATATTAATTATAAAGGCGACTCGTTTAATATGGATGTTCAAAGTAAATATGAGTTAACTTGGGATCATCATGCTACTTCCAAAGGCGAGCCTGCAGTATTTACAATAGTAGATAAAGCTAGTCAAAAGCCAATTGAGGAAGCGCAAATGATGTTTAATGGAACGATTATTGCATCGACTTCTGATGTTAATGGTCAACTGATAACAGATGAAGTAACCACGACATCAGGTACGTACAATATACAAGTGGTGAAAGAAGATAATTATAGTCCAATAATGTCATTTGTTGTTGCGGCATCTGCTGGAACAGTAGCTCCGATGCATATTAATGTGACCTTCGGTAATGAAGCAACAACTGCTCGTAATGTTTCATGGAAAACAAGTGCAGATGTGAAGTCGACGGTAGTAGAGCTAGTGGAAAAATCTGAGTTTACTACTTTTGCAGCAGACAATGTGTTGAAAGTCGAAGGCACAAATTATTTATATACAACTGCAAATGATGGCACTGTACGAATTCATCAAGTTGAGTTGACCGACTTAAAACCTGGTACAGAATATATATACCGAGTAGGCGATGGAGCTACTAATGTTAGTAATTCAGGCCAATTCAAAACAACTGATATTAATCAAGATTCTGCAAAATTCTTATTCTTTGGGGATTCACAAGCTGCGAATGCCGCTGGTTTCGATCTATGGGGAGCAGTAGTAGATAAAGCGCTGTCTGATACACCACTAACAGATGTAGATATGATCGTCCATGCTGGTGATATGGTCGATAGTGGATATGAGCTTGAGCAATGGAATTGGTGGTTCAATGCGGTACAAAGTGAGTTAATGAATACAACATTAGTACCGATAATTGGTAATCACGAAGTATATGGAGACAATGGAACAGGTGATTATTTATCTCAATTCAATAATCCAGATAACGAGCTTACATTAACAAATGGCACTTCATTCTCTTATGATATAGCAGATACTCATTTTGTCGTATTAAACACAGAGATGGGCACAGAAGGGATAATTGAACAATCATCATGGCTAGAGAAAGATTTGGCGGAAAGTAATGCATCGTCGATCATTGTCTTCTTCCATCAAGGACCATATGGAAGTACGTATCAGAATAAGGATGTACAAAAATATTGGGTGCCGATTTTTGATCAATATGGTGTAGATCTTGTAATGAATGGTCACGATCATATTTATCTTCGCACATTTAATATGAATGGTGGCGAGATCGTAGATAACAATGAAGAAGGAACGATGTATTTAATTGGTGGTTCTTCAGGTCCTAAGTTCTATGGCTTAACGCCTTATTATTGGCAAGATGTTGTATATGAAGCAAATACACAAATTTATACGGAAGTATTAACTGATGGCGAAGGTATTTATGTCGTAGTAAAAAACGTTGCTGGAGAAGTATTAGATGAGGTCATGTTACCTACTGATAAAAAACCAACACCTACTCCAACACCAGAACCGACGCCAGTGCCAACGCCTAGTCCAACACCAGAACCGACGTCAGAGCCAACGCCTAGTCCAACGCCAGAACCAACACTAGCTCCCACTCCGAGTCCGAACCCTGGCACAGGCAATGGTGGTGTAGAAGTTCTGGAAGAAACGGTAGAGAGCATATTAAATATTACAGAGGAGCAGTTAATTTCGACTAATAATGATATGGTCGTTATTACTACGAACGATAACGTTACAGTAATCGTTTTACCTGCGAATGCAGCCACTTTGCTTAATGGCAGAAACCTACAAGTTAACACGAGTCAATGGACAATGAATATTCCAAGTGACGTCTATTCAACTTGGAGCAAATCTAATTCTACGATTCAAGTTCAAGTCGTGAGTGAGAGGGACAATGCCCATGAACTTGCAGCTACAGCCGGCAATCTAGCTAAAGCACAAGTGACGGCAATAAGTAATGTATTTGAAGTTAAGGCAACGGATAACTCGAACAAATCGGTTAGTAATCAAGCTAATAAAGTAACAATTGCTATTCCGCTAACAAAAGAGCAGCAAAATGCTACAGTTGGATTATATGAGGTCAAAGCAGATGGTACATTCATGTACGTATCAAGTAGAATTGTAGATGATAAATTACAAGCAGAAGTACAAGCGAATACCAAATACATTGTCGTTAATTACGATAAACAGTTCGATGATGTAGCTACAGATTATTGGGCGAATAAATATATTAAAGAATTATTAGCAAAAGGAATTATTCAAGGAATTTCACTTGATAAGTATGCACCTAAACAAGAAGTAACGAGAGCAGAATTTACAACGATGTTAGTTCGTATGCTTGGTCTTGAAGCTAATGGAGAAACTAGTTTTGATGATGTAGTGGGCAATAGCTGGTATGCTGATGCAATCTCGGCTGCTGTTGAAGCGGGAATTGTAAATGGAAGATCAAGCACAAGTTTTGCACCAAATGATCACGTTGAGCGTCAAGAAATGGCGGTCATGATTGCAAGAGCTTATCTATTTGCTCAAGGTCACCCATTAACGGGAGTGGAAACTCCGTTCGGGGATATAGATAAAGCTGCACCATGGGCAGTAGAATCAATTAATGCAGTCTACGGCTCAGGGTTCATCGATGGTAAATCAGCTACGACATTCGATCCACAAGGATTAGGAACTCGTGCTGAAGCAGCTAAGTTAATGCAAAAGTTATTACATGCTATGAAGTAG
- a CDS encoding DUF423 domain-containing protein — translation MFRKYFSIGAICAALAIALGAFGAHGLKEIVSERMLQNFETGVRYQMYNALGLMLIALASTMVKNYKKLATGAILIIVGIIIFSGSLYIMALTGKTILGAITPIGGVSLIAGWIFVVWGIAGNKTD, via the coding sequence ATGTTTAGAAAGTACTTTTCAATTGGCGCAATTTGTGCAGCACTTGCGATTGCGTTAGGTGCATTTGGTGCACATGGATTAAAAGAAATTGTATCGGAGCGGATGCTACAAAATTTTGAAACAGGTGTACGTTATCAGATGTATAACGCTTTAGGATTAATGTTAATTGCGCTCGCTTCAACCATGGTTAAAAATTATAAAAAGTTGGCTACTGGAGCTATTTTAATTATTGTTGGGATCATTATTTTCAGCGGTAGTTTATACATCATGGCATTAACTGGTAAAACAATACTTGGTGCAATTACACCTATAGGTGGTGTTTCCCTTATAGCAGGTTGGATTTTTGTTGTGTGGGGAATTGCAGGGAATAAAACAGATTAA